From Halotia branconii CENA392, the proteins below share one genomic window:
- a CDS encoding PAS domain S-box protein: MQKDNKINESGDQLQKLASSCSLDNSQEDFSATFLLQIINGTEDPIFVKDRQHRLMLLNDAFCNFLGFKREELIGKSDYDFFPKAEADVFWEKDELVFTTGMTNENEESLTDAQGVTHFISTKKSLFQDSAGNQFLVGNIRDITQNIIQSKQIEVELRHSKQLLQLVIDNIPQLIFWKDLDSVYLGCNRKFAQVTGVDSPENIVGLRDYDLPGKKDKADWYRECDRRVMESGIPELEIIRNQQESWMNTNKIPLCNAQGDVVGILGTYEDITKRKITEEALRHSEAKLQKLSANVPGMLYQFMLHPDGSISFPYINSGSYELYGLTPEQIQANPNLIISIVHPDERQNFEQAIAASAQTLQPWQWEGRIVFPNGQIKWLQAASRPELQADGAIIWDGLIMDVTRLKQAEEALQQSYAELEKQVEARTKELAHSTEALQAEIIERLHAAADLRASQQRLALLIQQTPIGVIEWDTKFEIQEWNPAAERIFGYSKSEVLGRYLDFLVPEVAREHVKQVTVALLQQQGGTWSVNENLTKDNRTIICEWYNSPLIADNGKLISIASMVLDITELKRAETQLKEKEQFLRSVYDGSEHAIFVVDVLKDGDFCFTGWNPATERATGINRIDVIGATPESVHGAVEGAEIRKRYLSCLEADKPINYEECLTFHNQESWWLTTINPLKDSESKTYRLVGTTFNITERKQAETQLKQQKEDLERAIKELQQTQMQLVQSEKMSGLGQLVAGVAHEINNPVNFIYGNLAHADDYTQDLLEMVQLYQQYYPEPILPIQELAQDIDLEFLIEDLPQMLNSMKVGAQRIRDIVVSLRTFSRMDEAEMKEVNIHEGIDSTLMILEHRIKSTPNRCSIQIVKEYSDLPLVECYAGQLNQVFMNILANAIDALEESLLQKKLPSVDSPNNSLKSHENEQLTTNNPQIHIRTQLLTPNQVQICIADNGTGIPEAVKERLFEPFFTTKPIGKGTGMGLSISYQIICQKHGGSLKCISQLGSGTEFIINIPLRQE, from the coding sequence ATGCAAAAGGACAACAAAATAAATGAGTCTGGTGATCAGCTACAAAAACTCGCCAGCAGTTGTTCATTAGACAACTCTCAAGAAGATTTCTCTGCAACCTTTTTACTCCAGATTATCAACGGTACAGAAGATCCGATTTTTGTCAAAGACCGCCAACATCGTTTGATGTTGCTCAATGATGCTTTTTGTAACTTCTTGGGATTTAAACGAGAAGAATTGATTGGTAAGTCAGATTATGACTTTTTCCCCAAAGCAGAAGCAGATGTGTTTTGGGAAAAAGATGAACTTGTCTTCACCACGGGCATGACTAATGAAAATGAAGAATCTCTGACTGATGCTCAAGGTGTAACGCACTTTATCTCTACTAAAAAATCTTTGTTTCAAGATAGTGCAGGTAATCAGTTTTTGGTCGGTAATATTCGAGACATAACGCAGAACATCATACAGTCTAAACAAATAGAAGTTGAACTGCGCCACTCAAAACAACTACTACAATTAGTAATCGATAACATCCCCCAATTAATTTTTTGGAAAGACCTTGATTCAGTGTATTTAGGTTGCAACCGAAAATTTGCTCAAGTCACAGGTGTAGATTCACCAGAGAATATTGTAGGACTTAGGGACTATGATTTACCTGGAAAAAAAGACAAGGCTGACTGGTATCGAGAATGCGATCGCCGAGTCATGGAATCAGGCATCCCAGAATTGGAAATCATCAGAAACCAACAGGAATCTTGGATGAATACCAATAAAATTCCACTGTGCAATGCTCAAGGTGATGTAGTTGGCATTCTGGGTACTTATGAAGATATCACCAAACGCAAAATTACAGAAGAAGCTCTACGCCATAGTGAGGCAAAATTGCAGAAGCTCTCGGCTAATGTACCGGGAATGCTCTACCAATTTATGCTGCATCCTGATGGTTCAATATCCTTTCCATATATTAATTCTGGCTCTTATGAATTGTACGGGTTAACACCAGAACAAATTCAAGCCAATCCTAATTTGATTATTTCAATTGTCCATCCAGATGAACGTCAGAATTTTGAACAAGCGATCGCTGCTTCTGCTCAAACCTTACAACCTTGGCAATGGGAAGGACGAATTGTTTTCCCCAATGGACAAATCAAATGGCTACAAGCCGCATCCCGCCCAGAACTACAAGCAGATGGGGCTATTATTTGGGATGGTCTAATCATGGATGTAACGCGTCTTAAACAGGCTGAGGAGGCACTCCAACAATCTTACGCAGAACTAGAAAAACAGGTAGAAGCGAGAACTAAAGAACTGGCACACAGTACAGAAGCTTTACAAGCTGAGATTATTGAACGGCTACACGCAGCAGCAGATCTGAGGGCTTCGCAGCAAAGACTAGCACTTTTGATTCAACAAACACCAATAGGTGTGATTGAATGGGATACCAAATTTGAGATTCAAGAATGGAATCCTGCGGCGGAAAGAATTTTTGGATACAGCAAAAGTGAAGTTTTAGGTCGTTATCTTGACTTTTTAGTTCCTGAGGTTGCTAGAGAACATGTAAAACAAGTAACAGTTGCTCTTTTGCAGCAACAAGGGGGAACTTGGAGTGTCAACGAGAACCTCACCAAAGACAATAGAACAATTATCTGCGAGTGGTATAACAGCCCTTTAATAGCTGATAATGGCAAATTGATTAGCATTGCATCAATGGTACTTGATATCACAGAGTTGAAACGAGCAGAAACACAATTAAAGGAAAAAGAGCAATTTCTACGTAGTGTTTATGATGGTTCAGAACATGCCATATTTGTTGTGGATGTTCTAAAAGATGGTGATTTTTGTTTTACGGGTTGGAACCCAGCCACAGAGCGTGCCACTGGTATCAATAGGATAGATGTAATTGGTGCAACACCAGAGTCTGTACATGGTGCAGTTGAAGGTGCGGAAATCCGTAAAAGATATTTAAGCTGTCTAGAAGCAGATAAGCCCATTAATTACGAAGAGTGCCTAACTTTCCACAATCAAGAAAGTTGGTGGTTAACTACCATTAATCCACTCAAAGATAGTGAAAGTAAAACTTATCGATTAGTAGGAACTACATTTAATATCACTGAGCGCAAACAGGCAGAAACTCAATTAAAGCAACAGAAAGAAGATCTAGAAAGAGCAATCAAAGAACTCCAGCAGACTCAAATGCAGCTTGTCCAAAGCGAGAAAATGTCAGGATTAGGGCAGTTGGTAGCGGGTGTTGCCCACGAAATTAATAACCCTGTCAACTTCATTTATGGAAATCTTGCCCATGCTGACGACTATACTCAAGATTTACTAGAAATGGTGCAATTATATCAGCAATACTATCCTGAACCCATACTACCAATTCAAGAATTAGCACAAGATATAGATCTAGAATTTCTCATTGAAGACTTACCCCAAATGCTCAATTCTATGAAAGTTGGAGCACAACGTATTCGAGATATTGTAGTGTCACTACGCACTTTTTCTCGCATGGATGAAGCCGAAATGAAAGAGGTAAATATCCATGAAGGAATCGACAGCACTCTGATGATTCTGGAACATCGCATTAAATCTACACCTAATCGCTGCTCTATTCAAATTGTTAAAGAATATAGCGATTTGCCTTTGGTTGAATGTTATGCTGGACAACTAAACCAAGTATTTATGAATATTTTAGCAAATGCGATTGATGCTCTAGAAGAGTCATTGCTGCAAAAAAAATTACCTAGCGTGGATTCCCCAAATAATTCGCTAAAGAGTCATGAGAACGAACAACTAACTACTAACAATCCTCAGATTCACATTCGTACTCAACTACTAACACCAAATCAAGTACAGATTTGTATTGCTGATAACGGCACAGGTATACCAGAAGCAGTTAAAGAGCGACTATTTGAACCTTTCTTTACTACTAAACCCATTGGCAAAGGTACTGGTATGGGGTTATCTATTAGTTATCAAATTATTTGTCAAAAACATGGTGGTTCCTTAAAATGTATTTCACAGCTAGGAAGTGGCACTGAGTTTATAATCAATATTCCTCTGCGCCAAGAGTGA
- a CDS encoding tetratricopeptide repeat protein translates to MKRYEEASQDFNRTIELDPNMSGRSQVEVLPIV, encoded by the coding sequence ATGAAACGCTACGAGGAAGCATCGCAAGACTTCAACCGCACTATTGAACTTGACCCCAATATGAGTGGGCGATCGCAAGTCGAGGTATTACCTATAGTTTAA
- the grpE gene encoding nucleotide exchange factor GrpE has translation MSNSDFTCKLQALMQHVGISSFKALSRATSVSEHQILQLRRGKLEQMRVNVLLKLSSALQVPLSELIATFSSVNLVEEKIAPNQELLQEIADLKIEYQRSQLVLEQQRELLQQEFQQSSLQLLESLLLQWPTAAQKAQENPQLAAVKIVPLVQKPLEKLLQTWGVEAIAPVGAELPYDPQLHQLIEGTAQVGELVKVRYTGYLQGEKLLYRAKVSPVTYLPA, from the coding sequence ATGTCTAATTCTGATTTCACCTGTAAGTTGCAAGCCTTGATGCAACACGTAGGAATTTCTAGTTTTAAAGCTCTGAGTCGCGCTACTAGCGTCTCAGAGCATCAAATTTTGCAGTTACGACGGGGAAAGCTAGAGCAGATGCGGGTAAATGTACTGCTCAAACTGTCGTCAGCACTACAAGTGCCATTAAGTGAATTAATCGCAACTTTTTCAAGTGTAAATTTGGTAGAAGAAAAAATAGCACCAAATCAAGAATTATTACAAGAAATTGCAGATTTAAAAATAGAGTATCAGCGATCGCAACTGGTGCTAGAACAACAGCGAGAGTTGTTACAGCAAGAGTTTCAGCAGTCAAGTTTGCAATTACTAGAATCTTTATTATTGCAATGGCCGACAGCAGCCCAAAAAGCCCAAGAAAATCCGCAGTTAGCAGCAGTAAAAATAGTGCCACTGGTGCAAAAACCCCTAGAAAAACTTTTGCAGACCTGGGGAGTAGAAGCGATCGCACCTGTGGGAGCAGAATTACCTTATGATCCGCAATTGCATCAATTAATAGAAGGTACCGCACAAGTCGGTGAATTAGTCAAGGTGCGCTACACTGGCTACCTTCAAGGCGAAAAATTACTTTATCGAGCCAAAGTCAGTCCTGTAACATACTTACCTGCTTGA
- a CDS encoding Dps family protein, with product MSSQATVKNVNIGIDEANRAKIAEGLSRLLADTYTLYLKTHNFHWNVTGPMFQTLHLMFETQYTELALAVDLIAERIRALGYPAPGTYSEYAKLSSIPETPGVPKAKEMISLLVKGQEAVVRTARSIFPVVEEVNDEPTADLLTQRMQVHEKTAWMLRSLLEE from the coding sequence ATGTCATCTCAAGCAACAGTCAAAAATGTAAATATTGGTATAGACGAAGCAAACAGAGCTAAAATTGCCGAGGGGCTGTCTCGCCTGTTAGCCGACACTTATACACTGTATCTAAAAACTCATAACTTCCACTGGAACGTGACAGGGCCAATGTTCCAAACGTTACATTTGATGTTTGAGACCCAGTATACAGAACTAGCCTTAGCAGTTGATTTAATTGCCGAAAGGATTAGAGCGCTTGGCTATCCCGCACCAGGAACTTACAGCGAATATGCCAAGCTGAGTTCGATTCCAGAAACACCAGGAGTTCCTAAAGCTAAAGAAATGATCAGCTTACTAGTAAAAGGACAAGAAGCCGTAGTCCGGACTGCACGGTCTATTTTTCCTGTAGTCGAAGAAGTGAACGACGAACCCACAGCTGATTTATTAACTCAACGGATGCAAGTCCATGAAAAAACTGCTTGGATGTTGAGGAGTTTACTGGAAGAATAG
- a CDS encoding ParB N-terminal domain-containing protein, translating into MVRVQEIPLNQIKRPLPRANDPNKVEDLMESIAAIGQQEPIDVLEVDGQYYGFSGCHRYEACQRLGKETILARVRKANRSVLKMHLA; encoded by the coding sequence ATGGTTAGAGTCCAAGAAATTCCATTAAATCAAATTAAACGCCCATTGCCCCGTGCAAACGATCCAAATAAGGTAGAAGACCTGATGGAATCAATTGCAGCAATTGGGCAGCAAGAACCTATTGATGTCCTAGAAGTAGATGGACAGTATTATGGCTTTTCTGGTTGCCATCGGTATGAAGCTTGCCAGCGTTTAGGCAAAGAAACCATTTTGGCCAGAGTTCGCAAAGCTAATCGTAGCGTTTTGAAAATGCACTTAGCATAA
- a CDS encoding SpoIID/LytB domain-containing protein, protein MRQNHYATKQLENPPRRRIQGRNQVMKFSLWRFSYTVLTTFCLLGLTAASGPENNLKDVELKIGIVQRFGEKPTAKLQLEPTKGDRLRLKFKSGNKQQILVTANPVKLETVMQPLRQPVVEEVVVLGTYRTFETAEDSANKWRAQGIEVEIAQPERWQVWAKRDVYSTPLLRRLLFQSVQTIEKNTAYIDTKILQQVPRVNWVVNGKRYSLNSLAISASKNLIRVNKGDKPENARLYAGQLNLQPNAYGTYTLVNQVPLETYLRGVVPHEIGANAPVAAVEAQAILARTYALRNLRRFATDDYQLCADTHCQVYYGLNGTVAKTDKAIAATRSMVLTYNNQLVDALYSSTTGGVTASFSDIWNGEDRPYLYPVIDAATNRWNLSQQNLADEKNFQKFISVQQGFNESKWDMFRWRRETSLEDITKVLQKFLRVKNSPYAKFKKVEAMAVTKRSQSGRILELAVKTDIGTFTLHKDEVRSAFTAPVSTLFYIEPLNKGKPHLWGFAFVGGGLGHGVGLSQTGAQNLANLGWSSPKILQFYYPGTQIKLLSKEMF, encoded by the coding sequence ATGCGACAAAACCACTACGCTACAAAGCAACTGGAAAATCCGCCCCGCCGCCGCATTCAGGGGCGAAATCAGGTCATGAAATTTTCGCTATGGCGTTTTTCTTATACTGTATTGACGACATTTTGTTTGTTGGGGCTAACAGCAGCATCTGGGCCTGAGAACAATCTCAAGGATGTAGAACTCAAAATTGGGATTGTGCAGCGATTTGGTGAAAAACCCACAGCCAAGTTACAACTAGAACCCACAAAAGGCGATCGTCTCAGATTAAAATTCAAGTCAGGTAACAAACAACAGATTTTAGTGACTGCAAACCCCGTCAAGCTAGAAACGGTAATGCAACCGTTACGGCAACCTGTTGTTGAAGAAGTAGTAGTCTTAGGTACTTACCGCACCTTTGAAACAGCAGAAGACAGTGCTAACAAATGGCGCGCCCAGGGAATAGAAGTAGAAATAGCCCAGCCAGAACGCTGGCAAGTTTGGGCAAAGCGAGATGTATACAGTACTCCTTTACTGCGTCGCTTACTATTCCAAAGTGTACAAACAATAGAGAAAAACACGGCATATATTGATACCAAAATATTGCAACAAGTGCCGCGAGTTAATTGGGTAGTGAATGGTAAACGTTATAGCCTCAATTCTTTAGCAATTAGCGCCAGTAAAAACTTGATTCGGGTGAATAAAGGCGACAAACCAGAAAATGCTCGTCTTTATGCAGGGCAGCTAAATTTACAGCCAAATGCTTACGGTACATACACTTTAGTTAATCAAGTTCCCTTAGAAACGTATTTGCGCGGAGTTGTACCACACGAAATTGGTGCGAATGCACCAGTCGCAGCGGTAGAAGCCCAAGCTATTTTGGCACGGACTTATGCCTTGAGGAATTTACGCAGGTTTGCTACAGATGACTATCAATTATGTGCTGATACTCATTGTCAAGTTTATTACGGACTGAATGGGACAGTTGCCAAAACAGATAAGGCGATCGCGGCAACTAGAAGTATGGTATTAACATATAATAACCAGCTAGTAGATGCCCTGTATTCTTCTACTACTGGTGGTGTTACTGCTTCCTTCAGTGATATTTGGAATGGTGAAGATCGTCCTTATTTATACCCTGTAATTGATGCTGCTACTAATCGTTGGAATTTGTCTCAGCAAAATCTAGCCGATGAAAAGAATTTTCAGAAATTTATTAGTGTGCAGCAAGGATTTAATGAAAGCAAATGGGACATGTTTCGTTGGCGTAGGGAAACTAGTCTAGAAGATATCACTAAAGTCTTGCAGAAATTTTTGCGAGTTAAAAACAGTCCCTATGCCAAATTTAAAAAAGTTGAAGCGATGGCTGTAACTAAGCGCAGTCAAAGTGGACGCATTCTCGAACTCGCGGTGAAAACTGATATTGGCACTTTTACTCTACATAAAGACGAGGTTCGTAGTGCCTTTACAGCTCCTGTGAGTACGCTTTTTTACATAGAGCCTCTCAATAAAGGTAAACCTCATCTCTGGGGATTTGCTTTCGTTGGTGGTGGATTAGGACATGGAGTCGGCTTGAGTCAAACAGGCGCTCAAAATTTAGCTAATCTAGGTTGGTCGAGTCCAAAAATTCTTCAATTTTACTATCCTGGTACTCAAATTAAACTTCTCAGCAAAGAGATGTTTTAA
- a CDS encoding allophycocyanin subunit alpha-B: MTVISQVILQADDELRYPSSGELKNIKDFLQTGEQRTRIAATLAENEKKIVQQATKQLWQKRPDFIAPGGNAYGERQRSLCVRDFGWYLRLITYGVLAGDKGPIEKIGLIGVREMYNSLGVPVPGMVEAISSLKKASLDLLSAEDAAEAAPYFDYIIQAMS; the protein is encoded by the coding sequence ATGACTGTAATTAGCCAAGTTATTCTCCAAGCCGACGACGAACTGCGCTACCCCAGTAGTGGTGAACTCAAAAATATCAAAGACTTTTTGCAAACCGGCGAACAACGGACGCGGATTGCTGCTACTCTAGCAGAAAACGAAAAAAAGATTGTTCAACAAGCAACTAAACAGCTTTGGCAAAAGCGTCCTGACTTTATTGCCCCTGGTGGTAACGCTTATGGTGAACGTCAGCGTTCTCTGTGTGTGCGTGACTTTGGCTGGTACTTACGCCTGATTACCTATGGTGTACTTGCCGGTGACAAAGGCCCAATTGAAAAAATTGGTTTAATTGGTGTTCGGGAAATGTACAATTCTTTGGGCGTTCCTGTGCCTGGGATGGTAGAAGCTATCAGTTCTCTGAAAAAAGCCTCCCTCGACTTACTCAGTGCAGAAGATGCCGCCGAAGCAGCACCCTACTTTGATTACATCATTCAAGCGATGTCTTAA
- the rlmD gene encoding 23S rRNA (uracil(1939)-C(5))-methyltransferase RlmD, with translation MTKTIWQQGELIEVAIADLSDTGDGVGRFDQRVVFVPDTVPGDRAIVRLVHVKPKYAHGRLQQLLQSSPHRLRPSCIVADKCGGCQWQHISYEYQLTAKQNQVIQALERIGGFVAPPVNPVLTAISPLGYRNKATYPLGISTTGQVQAGYYQKGSHQLINLNQCPVQDPRLNPLLAEVKQDIQKRDWSIYDEQHHQGILRHLSLRIGRRTGEMLLTLIVKDWNLPKVENQAQEWLQRYPQLVGVSLNRNSDRTNAIFGSETRCLAGVPYLREKFAGLEFQVRPDTFFQVCTETAEALLQVIQSELNLQGHELLVDAYCGIGTLTLPLAKQVRQATGLELQPQAVEQAILNAQHNGINNVKFQAGAVEKLLPKMGTIPDVVLLDPPRKGCDRAVIESLMQSKPPRIVYVSCKVATLARDLKLLCQDGLYTITCIQPADFFPQTAHVEVAAFLVLSQLGKGHESFQKTEISNL, from the coding sequence ATGACTAAAACAATTTGGCAACAGGGTGAATTAATTGAAGTAGCGATCGCAGATCTCAGCGATACAGGCGATGGTGTAGGACGTTTTGATCAGCGTGTGGTATTTGTCCCGGATACTGTCCCAGGCGATCGCGCTATAGTTCGCTTAGTACACGTCAAGCCTAAATATGCTCACGGCAGACTCCAGCAGCTATTGCAATCATCTCCTCACCGGCTTCGGCCTAGTTGCATTGTGGCTGATAAATGTGGCGGTTGTCAGTGGCAGCATATTAGTTATGAATATCAGCTAACAGCCAAGCAAAATCAAGTTATTCAAGCTTTAGAACGGATTGGTGGTTTCGTTGCACCGCCAGTAAACCCGGTGCTGACGGCTATCTCACCTTTGGGTTATCGCAACAAAGCTACTTATCCTTTGGGCATTTCTACTACAGGTCAAGTACAGGCTGGTTACTACCAAAAAGGTAGCCATCAATTAATTAACCTGAATCAATGCCCAGTCCAAGATCCTCGATTAAATCCTTTACTTGCTGAGGTTAAGCAAGATATCCAAAAGCGCGATTGGTCAATTTACGACGAACAGCATCACCAAGGAATACTTCGCCATCTAAGTTTACGCATTGGCCGACGCACAGGAGAAATGTTGTTAACCTTAATAGTCAAGGATTGGAATTTACCAAAAGTTGAAAATCAAGCCCAGGAATGGTTACAGCGTTATCCCCAGTTAGTAGGAGTGTCGTTAAACCGCAATAGCGATCGCACAAATGCTATCTTTGGATCAGAAACCCGTTGTCTTGCTGGAGTTCCTTATCTGCGAGAAAAGTTTGCTGGATTAGAATTTCAAGTCCGTCCAGATACATTTTTTCAAGTTTGTACAGAAACAGCAGAAGCACTATTACAGGTAATTCAGTCAGAACTAAATCTTCAAGGTCATGAGTTGTTAGTTGATGCTTATTGTGGTATAGGGACTCTAACTTTACCTCTAGCCAAACAAGTACGCCAAGCAACAGGATTGGAATTACAACCACAAGCAGTAGAACAAGCAATTTTAAATGCCCAACACAACGGAATTAATAATGTGAAATTTCAAGCAGGGGCAGTAGAAAAATTGTTGCCAAAAATGGGAACAATACCAGATGTGGTACTACTCGATCCGCCACGTAAAGGATGCGATCGCGCTGTAATCGAATCTTTAATGCAGTCGAAACCTCCGCGCATTGTTTACGTCAGCTGTAAAGTAGCCACCCTGGCTCGTGACCTGAAATTGCTGTGCCAAGATGGACTGTACACAATCACATGCATCCAACCTGCTGATTTTTTTCCTCAAACGGCTCATGTGGAAGTTGCCGCCTTTCTTGTGTTATCACAGTTAGGCAAGGGTCATGAATCTTTTCAAAAAACTGAAATTTCAAATTTGTAG
- a CDS encoding ATP-binding protein has product MITISLRPVGRYWGTISFASTLYLCPILDLLLAEIPAKLQAELRLGLQEALVNAAKHGNNLDPGKTVVVRFSLIDNQYWWVISDQGQGFTPSSVGDEESTDYLPPDEAESGRGLCLLHQIFDQVEWNRKGTELRLCKQMENRSRLLSLRR; this is encoded by the coding sequence GTGATTACCATTTCCCTCCGTCCAGTTGGACGTTATTGGGGCACAATTAGTTTTGCCTCAACTCTCTATCTCTGTCCAATCCTAGATTTATTATTGGCGGAGATCCCAGCAAAATTGCAAGCAGAACTGCGGCTAGGACTCCAAGAAGCCTTAGTCAATGCAGCTAAACATGGTAATAACCTTGATCCTGGTAAAACAGTTGTAGTCCGCTTTTCTCTTATAGATAATCAGTATTGGTGGGTAATCTCAGACCAAGGTCAAGGCTTTACTCCTTCGTCTGTTGGTGATGAAGAGTCAACAGACTATTTACCACCCGATGAAGCAGAAAGCGGCCGTGGGTTATGTCTTCTCCACCAAATTTTTGATCAAGTAGAGTGGAACCGCAAAGGCACGGAATTAAGACTTTGTAAACAGATGGAAAATCGTTCTCGCCTATTATCTCTGCGACGGTGA
- a CDS encoding DUF6439 family protein: MSQPTQLPKSSQLNEFTTLELAQALMERLSISPNDWHRLKSNRNSRASEQVAAAILYLLKDQPQEAVVRLEQAVGWLDKSISAPPCPTHGDKGVRS; encoded by the coding sequence ATGTCTCAACCAACCCAGCTGCCTAAATCCAGCCAACTGAATGAATTTACTACTCTAGAACTTGCCCAAGCCCTGATGGAAAGGCTGAGTATTTCCCCTAACGATTGGCATCGCCTCAAGTCTAACCGCAATTCTCGCGCTAGTGAACAAGTAGCAGCAGCTATTTTATATCTTCTCAAGGATCAGCCACAAGAAGCCGTTGTTCGACTAGAACAGGCAGTTGGTTGGTTAGATAAATCTATTTCCGCACCTCCCTGTCCAACTCATGGCGATAAAGGGGTTAGGAGCTAG
- the asnS gene encoding asparagine--tRNA ligase, with protein MVNRRIAEILRSGQPDESPQIQGWVRTKRESKGFAFIEVNDGSSLANLQVVINQDLPDYEAILKKLNTGAAVEVTGVLVASLGKGQRIELKAEAVKVYGEADPETYPLQKKRHSFEFLRTIGHLRSRTNSLGAVFRVRNACSAAIHQFFQERGFLWVHTPIITASDCEGAGELFSVTSLDLKNVPRTDNQAVDYTQDFFGKPTYLTVSGQLEAEVMAMAFSNVYTFGPTFRAENSNTSRHLAEFWMVEPEMAFCDLEGDMDLAEAFLKYIFKFVLETCPEDMEFFNQRIDNSVLATAENIINNQFERLTYTDAIALLEKADVKFEYPVSWGLDLQSEHERYLAEQLFKKPAIVTDYPAQIKAFYMRLNDDEKTVRAMDILAPKIGEIVGGSQREERLEVLERRVLAQGLNPEELWWYLDLRRYGTVPHAGFGLGFERLVQFMTGMANIRDVIPFPRTPQSAEF; from the coding sequence ATGGTAAATCGACGGATTGCAGAAATATTGCGAAGTGGTCAACCTGATGAGTCTCCCCAAATTCAAGGCTGGGTGCGGACGAAACGCGAGTCAAAAGGGTTCGCTTTTATTGAAGTTAATGACGGCTCATCACTAGCTAATTTGCAAGTTGTGATCAATCAGGATTTGCCAGATTACGAAGCTATTTTAAAAAAATTGAATACAGGTGCAGCAGTCGAAGTGACGGGGGTACTGGTAGCATCTTTGGGTAAAGGACAGCGCATTGAGTTAAAAGCCGAAGCGGTGAAAGTTTACGGTGAAGCTGATCCTGAAACTTATCCTCTGCAAAAGAAACGCCACTCCTTTGAATTTTTGCGGACTATTGGACATTTGCGATCGCGTACTAATTCTTTAGGTGCAGTTTTTCGGGTAAGAAATGCCTGTTCTGCGGCAATTCACCAATTTTTCCAAGAACGAGGCTTTTTATGGGTACACACACCAATCATTACCGCTAGTGACTGCGAAGGCGCGGGCGAATTATTTAGTGTTACTAGTTTGGATTTAAAGAATGTTCCCCGCACAGACAATCAAGCCGTAGATTACACACAAGACTTTTTTGGCAAACCGACATATCTTACAGTTAGCGGTCAATTGGAAGCAGAAGTGATGGCGATGGCGTTTAGTAACGTCTACACCTTTGGCCCTACCTTCCGTGCAGAAAATTCTAATACTTCGCGCCACTTGGCAGAATTTTGGATGGTTGAGCCAGAAATGGCTTTTTGCGATTTAGAAGGCGATATGGATTTAGCCGAAGCGTTTCTCAAATATATTTTTAAATTTGTGTTGGAAACTTGCCCAGAAGACATGGAATTTTTTAATCAACGCATTGATAATTCCGTGTTGGCAACAGCCGAAAATATTATTAATAATCAGTTTGAGCGTTTAACTTACACAGATGCGATCGCACTTTTAGAAAAAGCCGATGTCAAGTTTGAATATCCTGTAAGTTGGGGTTTAGATTTACAATCAGAACACGAACGCTATTTAGCAGAACAGCTATTTAAAAAGCCTGCGATCGTTACAGACTATCCAGCGCAAATTAAAGCATTTTATATGCGCTTGAATGACGATGAAAAAACCGTCCGCGCAATGGATATTCTTGCACCCAAAATTGGTGAAATTGTTGGCGGTTCCCAGCGAGAAGAACGTTTGGAAGTTTTAGAACGCCGCGTGTTAGCACAAGGTTTAAATCCAGAAGAGTTGTGGTGGTATCTAGATTTGCGTCGTTATGGTACTGTCCCTCATGCTGGTTTCGGCTTGGGTTTTGAACGACTCGTACAATTCATGACAGGTATGGCGAATATCCGTGACGTAATTCCCTTCCCCCGTACACCGCAAAGTGCCGAGTTTTAG